One part of the Solanum dulcamara chromosome 3, daSolDulc1.2, whole genome shotgun sequence genome encodes these proteins:
- the LOC129882366 gene encoding BAHD acyltransferase DCR: MPTSSVFIVSKCTIYPDHHQSLNNTLKLSVSDLPMLSCQYIQKGVLLTQSPFESSNSLITHLKISLSKTLSHFPPLAGRLITDSDGYVYILCNDAGVDFVHAKAPHLTISTLVPQNQSDIPIYFRKFFQFDRTLSYAGHDKPLMAIQVTELNDGVFIGCTMNHAVVDGTSFWNFFNTFAEFSKGEKKITRQPCFGRKTVFDSPAVLKFPEGGPSATFSGDEPLREKIFHFSPEAILKLKFRANKTGVNGKTNGKITPVNDEPGLKNGAAVKNSALDISSFQSLSAQLWRSVTRARKLEGNKTTTFRMAVNCRHRLEQRMEPLYFGNAIQSIPTVASVKELLSNDLYWSANQLHQNVVAHGDITVRRGVKDWESNPRLFPLGNFDGAMITMGSSPRFPMYDNDFGWGRPVAVRSGMANKFDGKISAFPGREGNGTVDLEVVLAPETMAGLEEDMEFMQYVS; encoded by the coding sequence ATGCCTACTTCTTCAGTTTTTATAGTTTCAAAATGCACAATTTATCCAGATCATCATCAATCTCTTAATAATACCTTAAAACTCTCTGTTTCTGATCTTCCTATGCTTTCTTGTCAATATATTCAAAAGGGTGTTTTGTTAACACAATCCCCTTTTGAATCTTCAAATTCCCTTATTACCCATCTCAAGATTTCCCTTTCCAAAACCCTTTCCCATTTCCCTCCACTCGCCGGCCGGTTAATTACTGATTCCGATGGGTATGTTTACATCCTCTGTAACGACGCCGGCGTCGATTTTGTACATGCCAAAGCACCCCATCTTACAATTTCAACTCTTGTTCCACAAAATCAATCTGATATTCCCATTTATTTCAGAAAATTCTTTCAATTTGATAGAACCCTGAGTTATGCTGGGCATGATAAACCCTTAATGGCGATTCAGGTTACTGAGCTAAATGACGGCGTTTTCATCGGGTGTACGATGAATCACGCCGTCGTTGATGGAACTTCGTTCTGGAATTTCTTTAATACTTTCGCGGAATTTTCAAAGGGGGAGAAGAAGATTACTAGGCAGCCGTGTTTTGGGCGTAAAACGGTGTTTGATTCACCGGCGGTACTGAAGTTCCCGGAAGGTGGACCGTCGGCGACTTTCTCCGGCGACGAGCCGTTGCGTGAGAAGATCTTCCATTTTAGCCCAGAAGCTATTTTGAAGCTCAAGTTCAGAGCAAACAAAACAGGAGTTAACGGAAAGACTAACGGAAAGATAACGCCAGTTAATGACGAGCCGGGTTTGAAAAACGGCGCGGCTGTGAAGAATTCGGCTTTGGATATTTCGTCATTTCAGTCGCTGAGTGCTCAGCTGTGGAGATCCGTGACGCGGGCTAGGAAATTGGAAGGGAACAAAACGACGACGTTTAGGATGGCTGTGAATTGTCGTCATCGACTCGAGCAACGGATGGAGCCGCTTTATTTTGGAAATGCGATCCAAAGCATCCCAACCGTTGCTTCGGTTAAGGAGCTGTTATCTAACGACTTGTATTGGAGTGCAAATCAGTTACATCAAAATGTAGTAGCGCACGGTGACATCACCGTGCGCCGAGGTGTAAAGGATTGGGAAAGTAACCCTAGGTTATTTCCTCTAGGAAATTTTGATGGAGCTATGATTACTATGGGAAGTTCACCTAGGTTTCCAATGTATGATAACGATTTTGGGTGGGGTCGACCGGTCGCGGTCCGAAGTGGCATGGCTAATAAATTTGACGGTAAGATCTCCGCCTTCCCCGGACGAGAAGGAAATGGAACCGTTGATCTTGAAGTGGTTTTGGCACCCGAGACAATGGCGGGACTTGAAGAGGACATGGAATTTATGCAATATGTTTCTTGA
- the LOC129882367 gene encoding sulfoquinovosyl transferase SQD2, with the protein MSSFSSSLFILCDSLPPFSSYSYSSFFTFSFHKVSCFSTSRTNPVTLISKKIIFLQCEKSFRRKPFKKRHLISSKMTITEYRDEEEEEYPPLLLESEMKEPRRIALFVEPSPFAYVSGYKNRFQNFIKYLREMGDEVMVVTTHEGVPEEFYGAKLIGSRSFPCPCYRKVPLSLALSPRIISEVAQFKPDIIHASSPGIMVFGALIIAKLLSVPIVMSYHTHVPVYIPRYTFSWLVQPMWMVIKFLHRAADLTLVPSAAIAKDLEAYKVTSANKIRVWNKGVDSVSFHPQYRSHEMRVRLSDGEPDKPLIVHVGRLGVEKSLDFLKRVMDRLPDARIAFIGDGPYREELEKMFHGMPAVFTGTLLGEELSQAYASGDVFLMPSESETLGLVVLEAMSSGLPVVAARAGGVPDIIPDDQQGKIGYLFNPGDLDDCMSKLVPLLRDTELRETMGKAARVEMEKYDWKAATRIIRDEQYSAAIWFWRKQRAQFLRPFQWLFQRIFAAPEVDCR; encoded by the exons ATGTCCagcttttcttcttctctctttatACTTTGTGATTCTTTACCTCCATTTTcctcttattcttattcttcttttttcaccTTTAGTTTTCATAAAGTTTCTTGCTTTTCTACTTCAAGAACAAACCCCGTTACTTTAATTTCCAAAAAGATCATATTTTTacagtgtgaaaagagttttagaagaaaacccttcaaGAAAAGACATTTAATTAGTAGTAAGATGACAATTACTGAGTACAGagatgaagaggaagaagagtaTCCTCCTCTTTTACTTGAATCTGAGATGAAAGAGCCTAGGCGTATTGCTCTCTTTGTTGAGCCTTCTCCTTTTGC GTATGTTTCTGGATATAAGAACAGGTTCCAGAATTTTATCAAGTACCTCCGAGAAATGGGGGATGAG GTTATGGTTGTGACAACTCATGAAGGAGTGCCTGAAGAATTTTATGGGGCAAAGTTGATAGGATCACGGAG TTTTCCCTGCCCCTGCTACCGGAAAGTACCTCTCTCACTTGCTCTTAGCCCTAGAATAATCTCAGAGGTAGCACAGTTCAAGCCTGATATCATACATGCATCATCTCCTGGTATAATG gTATTTGGTGCTCTTATCATTGCCAAACTTCTATCTGTGCCGATTGTAATGTCTTATCACACACATGTGCCAGT GTACATACCGAGATACACCTTTAGTTGGCTGGTTCAACCAATGTGGATGGTTATAA AGTTTCTTCATAGAGCGGCTGATCTTACTCTGGTGCCATCTGCTGCTATCGCAAAGGATCTGGAAGCTTATAAGGTGACATCAG CAAACAAAATACGTGTGTGGAACAAGGGTGTTGATTCAGTGAGCTTCCACCCCCAATATCGGTCTCATGAAATGCGAGTAAGACTAAG TGATGGAGAACCTGATAAACCATTGATAGTCCATGTTGGACGACTTGGAGTTGAGAAGAGTTTGGATTTCCTCAAAAG GGTCATGGATAGACTTCCAGATGCTCGGATAGCTTTTATTGGAGATGGGCCATACAG GGAGGAATTGGAGAAAATGTTCCATGGCATGCCTGCCGTGTTCACAGGTACATTATTGGGGGAGGAGCTTTCCCAAGCATATGCCAGTGGAGATGTTTTTCTTATGCCTTCAGAGTCAGAGACCTTGGGGCTCGTCGTTTTGGAGGCCATGTCATCAGGGCTTCCTGTAGTAGCTGCCCGTGCCGGGGGAGTTCCAGATATCATCCCTGATGATCAACAGGGCAAGATTGGATATCTGTTTAATCCTGGGGACCTTGATGACTGCATGAGCAAACTAGTGCCTCTTTTGCGCGATACTGAATTGAGAGAAACCATGGGGAAAGCTGCACGTGTAGAAATGGAAAAATACGACTGGAAGGCTGCAACAAGAATAATTCGTGACGAACAATACAGTGCAGCCATTTGGTTCTGGAGGAAGCAGAGAGCACAATTTCTGAGACCATTTCAATGGTTGTTTCAGCGTATATTTGCAGCTCCAGAAGTCGACTGTAGGTGA